A single genomic interval of Pangasianodon hypophthalmus isolate fPanHyp1 chromosome 8, fPanHyp1.pri, whole genome shotgun sequence harbors:
- the LOC113533434 gene encoding protein disulfide isomerase Creld1, protein MYSSSPLFLILVFTFDLSMLTVQAGPCQSCRKLTENFIKGLERTANKNFGGGNTAWEEEKLAKYAHSETRLLEIVETACEKTDFECNKLLEQIEDQVETWWFHRQQEAPDLFEWLCIEELRLCCPAGHFGPECAECPSGPGGVCGGLGRCEGEGTRLGDGECVCDPGYSGPLCQDCADGYYREKSSNHSQPPCSACYHSCKKCSGPQDYKCLDCKPGWILHDNKCVDVDECGTELARCSSNTYCFNTDGSYECRGCDPACVGCMGSGPARCKKCARGYRLTGAKCLDVDECKEKAIACPGLNEACINEQGSFRCECAEGFIRRDSICVENLPPSDPDKGLFDDMTDDEVLVLQQMFFGVVICALATLAAKGDMVFTAIFIGGVAAMAGYWLSEKGDRMLDGILKGR, encoded by the exons ATGTACTCCTCGTCGCCTCTGTTCCTCATCCTGGTGTTTACCTTTGACCTCTCCATGCTGACCGTGCAGGCTGGACCCTGCCAGAGCTGCCGCAAactcacagaaaatttcatcaag GGCCTGGAGCGAACAGCCAATAAAAACTTTGGTGGTGGGAACACGGCTTGGGAAGAGGAGAAGCTGGCAAAATACGCTCACAG cgAAACCCGCCTGCTGGAGATCGTAGAGACAGCATGTGAGAAAACCGACTTTGAATGTAACAAACTGCTGGAACAGATAGAGGACCAGGTCGAGACATGGTGGTTCCACAG ACAACAGGAAGCACCTGACTTGTTCGAGTGGTTGTGTATTGAAGAGCTCCGACTTTGCTGCCCAGCAGGTCACTTCGGACCAGAATGTGCTG AATGCCCGTCAGGTCCCGGCGGTGTGTGTGGAGGTCTCGGGCGCTGTGAGGGAGAGGGAACGCGTCTGGGAGacggggagtgtgtgtgtgaccctgGCTATTCGGGCCCTCTGTGTCAGGACTGTGCAGACGGATATTACAGAGAGAAGAGCTCCAATCACTCGCAGCCGCCCTGCTCAG cCTGCTATCACTCCTGTAAAAAGTGTAGTGGTCCACAAGACTACAAGTGTCTGGACTGCAAGCCCGGATGGATCCTTCATGACAACAAGTGTGTGG ATGTGGATGAGTGCGGCACTGAGTTGGCTCGCTGCTCGTCTAACACTTACTGTTTCAACACTGATGGCTCGTACGAATGCAGAG GTTGTGATCCGGCGTGTGTAGGATGCATGGGCAGTGGTCCTGCTCGCTGTAAGAAATGCGCTCGAGGTTACAGACTGACCGGAGCTAAGTGTCTCG atgtggaTGAGTGTAAGGAGAAAGCAATAGCGTGTCCGGGACTGAATGAAGCTTGTATTAATGAACAGGGTTCGTTCCGATGTGAGTGCGCAGAGGGCTTCATACGCAGAGACAGCATCTGTGTGGAGAACCTGCCACCTT CTGATCCAGATAAAGGCTTATTTGACGACATGACGGATGACGAGGTGCTCGTCCTTCAGCAGATGTTTTTCGGAGTGGTGATCTGCGCGCTAGCCACGCTAGCCGCTAAAGGAGACATGGTCTTCACTGCCATCTTTATTGGGGGCGTGGCTGCCATGGCTGGCTACTGGCTCTCGGAGAAAGGCGACCGCATGCTGGACGGTATCCTCAAAGGAcgctaa